The sequence TCAAAAGGCCCCAGAACGTGCCGAGCAGTCCGAGAAACACGAGGAGCCCGACGAGGTAGCGCGTGGTCTCGCGCTGTTCGTCCAGGCGCGAGGCGACCGAATCCAGCAATGTCCGTGCCGATCCGGTTTCGAGGCTCAGATTCCCCGTCGTGTCGCGCAGCATGGTCGCCATGGGCAGGAGCAGCACGGGCGGATTGGTCTTGGTCGTGCTCGCATCCGTGATGCTGAAATTATTGACCCAGTTGATTTCCCGATAGAGCCGCAGCACCTGGCGGAAGGCATAGACGCAGCCGACGATCAGCACGCCGATGATGAGCCCGTTCAGGCCCGGATTGGCCATGAAGCTGATCCGGAGCTGGCCGGTCTGACCATCGAGGATGATCGCGAGCAGGACGGCGAGAACCAGAAACAGCGACATACGCCATAGAAAGATCTGCGGGCGCGAGAGCTTAGTCCGATAGGTCTTGCGTGCCATTGGTCTTTGCTGGGGTCCTTGTATGGCGTCCAGCCATGCATCCTGTGCTCGAAGGGCTCGCGCGATTCGCGCAAGTTTCACTCAAAACCGAGAGTACCCGATTAGTTTGACAGGCAAAACGGCAAGCTAAAGGCGGAGTTCCGCCCGGCAGACCTAGCAATTCTACATGCCGGCAGGCTTGAAGCCGCGCTAGCCGGCTTTCGCAGGCGAGGGGGCCTTGGCATTCGCGGCCTTCAGAAGCTTCAGGAGCTTCATGTGGATCGTCTCATTGCCCGCGACGACGCCGCCGGTTTCGAAGATCTTGTCCTTGCCGTTCGTGTCGGTGACGTAGCCGCCGGCCTCTTTCACCATGACGATGCCGGCCGCCATGTCCCAAGCGTGCAGGTTGTTCTCCCAGAACCCGTCGAACCTCCCTGCGGCGGTCCAGGCGAGGTCGAGGGCCGCCGAGCCCGTGCGGCGGACGCCGGCACTCGTTCCCATGACCGTCTCGACTTCGCCAAGGAAGCGCTCGTGCCCGGGGCGTCCGCTATGGGGAATGCCCGTGCCGATCACCGAGGTGGCGAGTTCGGAACGTGCGGCCACGCGAATGCGCTTGTCGTTGAGAAAGGCGCCTTGGCCCTTCTCGGCGGTGAAGGTCTCGTTCATGACCGGGTTATAGATCAGCCCGGCGACGAGCTCGCCGTCGCGTTCGAGGGCGATGGAAATGGCGAAGATCGGGATGGAATGCAGAAAGTTGGTGGTGCCGTCGAGCGGGTCGACGATCCAGCGGTGAGTGCCGTCGGGCCCTTTGATCTCGCCGCGCTCTTCCATCAGAAAGCCGTAACCGGGCCGGGCGCGGGAGAGTTCGGCGAAGATGATCTCCTCGGCGCGCAGATCCGCGGCGGTAACGAAATTCGCCGGTCCTTTCACGGAGACCTGCAAATGCTCCACCTCGCCGAAGTCGCGGGCGAGGCTGCGGCCTGCCTTGCGGGCAGCGCCGGTCATGACGTTCATCAACGCGGATGCGGGCATGGGGCTCCTTAAGCCTCTTATTGAGCGTGCGATGTTGGCCCGATTACCGGGCGGGGCCTGCGTGTTTACGCGTCGGCGCGTCGGACGTAGGCGACTTCGTTCGTATCGACCACGATTTTCTCGCCCGCCTCGATGAACGGCGGCACCATCACGCGGACGCCGTTTTCGAGCATGGCCGGCTTGTAGGACGAGGCCGCGGTCTGCCCCTTCACGACCGGGTCCGCTTCGACGATTTCAAGCGTGACCTGGTCGGGAAGCGCGACGCCGATGGGGCGTCCTTCATGGCTTTCCACCATCACCGTCATGCCGTCCTGCAAAAAGGCGGCGCGGTCCTCGAGAAGGTCCCGGGCGATCTGAATCTGATCGTAGGATTCAAGGTCCATGAAGGTCAGCATGTCGCCCTCGGCAAAGAGGAACTGGTGGTCCTTCTGCTCAAGGCGGACCCGCTCCACCGTTTCGGAGGCGCGGAAGCGTTCGTTGAGCTTGGAGCCGTCGATCAAGTTCTTGAGTTCGACCTGCGCGTAGGCGGGACCCTTGCCGGGTTTGACAGCCTGGGTCTTCACCGCGACCCACAGGCCGTTCTTGTGCGTGATGACGTTGCCGGGCCTGATCTCGTTGCCGTTGATCTTCATGGTGTGCCTATTGGGTCCCTTTCGGGTGTGTCGTGGTCTGCGATTTGGGCTGTGTCGTGCCGGCCGCGCCCTCCGGGGCCGCGTTCTGGGGGCTCACCGTCTGTGAACTTGGACTGGGTTTAAGACTTTGCTCCTGGCCGCTGTCAAGGGCGGCGGCAGGCTGCGGCTCGCCGAGCGGTTTCACTTCGCTGACCGTGGCGCCCTCATAGGCGTCGACGAAACGGTCGGCTTGGGCCCGCTGCTCCGGGGTCAGCTTGGTCAGCATGATGTCGAGGGTGAAGTCACTGCGCCGGCGTCACGTGCGATCAGATGCCACTTGGCCGCCTCCACCAGGTCGAGCGGGAAGACGAGGCCGTTGGCATAAAGCGCGCCAGGCGATTCTGGGCGACGGGGTTGCCCTGTTTGGCCGCGAGAGAGAACAGGGCGGCTCCCTTCTCCTCGTCCTTCTCCACGCCCCGGCCTTTGAACAGCATCGTGGCGTATTCCACCTGGGCCGGGGACAGCCCGGCGTCGGCAGCCTTGCCGGTCCACTCGGCGGCCTTCTTCTCGTCGAGCGGGACCCCGCGGCCGAATTGGTAGAAGGCGCCAAGATCGTACTGGGCCTGGGCGTTGCCGCTCTCGGCCGCCTTCTCCATCCACTCCGCGGCCTTGGCCTCGCTGGCCTCGCGGCCCTCGCCTTGCAGGTACATCAGCGCGAGATTGTACTGGGCGGCGGGGTTGCCGCTGTTGGCCGCTTGTTCGAAGAGGTTGGCCGCGATACGGGCGTTTTTCGGCGTGCCGAGCCCCTTGGCCGTCAGGAGGCCGAGCGAAAGCTGTGCGTTGGTGTCGCCGAGATCGGCGCCCTGGGCATAGGCGTTCGCGGCCTCAGTGTAGTCTTGAGGGACACCGAGCCCGCCCGCGTACATCTCGCCCATCAGCGTGTAGGCTTCCTTGGAGCCTGCTTCGGCCTCCTTCTTCGCAAGCTCGAGGGCCTTCTGATACTTGCCGGCGGCGAAGGCCACATAGGCCGCGCTCTCTTCGGCGTGGGCCGTGACCGCCAGGCCGGTAAGGGCCATGGCAGCGAGCGTCAGCGCGACCAGTCCGGTACGGAATTTCCTCATGCCTCTCTCCGAATACTGCCAATGGCTGCGTCGATCTCGCGCAAGACCGCGAGGGGATCGTCGCCGTCCCAGATCGAGGACGGGGGCGCGATGAAGTCGACGCCGCGCTCGGTCAGAGCCACGGCCTCGCGCACATCCGCAATGTCCCAGGCGACGCACGGCACCACGAATATTTCCGACCACCACGCGACCGTGTCCGACAGCGCGTCGAAGTCGTCCGCGTCCGGGGCGGCGAAGGCCACATAGTCCGCGCCCGATTCGGCCAGGGCCATGGCCTCGTGCCGGCCAAGGCCGCATGCCACGCCGATATTGGCGCTTTCACCCAGGGTCTTGCGGGCTTCGGCATAAAT comes from Methyloceanibacter stevinii and encodes:
- a CDS encoding inositol monophosphatase family protein codes for the protein MPASALMNVMTGAARKAGRSLARDFGEVEHLQVSVKGPANFVTAADLRAEEIIFAELSRARPGYGFLMEERGEIKGPDGTHRWIVDPLDGTTNFLHSIPIFAISIALERDGELVAGLIYNPVMNETFTAEKGQGAFLNDKRIRVAARSELATSVIGTGIPHSGRPGHERFLGEVETVMGTSAGVRRTGSAALDLAWTAAGRFDGFWENNLHAWDMAAGIVMVKEAGGYVTDTNGKDKIFETGGVVAGNETIHMKLLKLLKAANAKAPSPAKAG
- a CDS encoding thiamine phosphate synthase, translating into MSKLKPRCRLYLQVAAPFTARQSEQLSQALSELSPACVLICGSGEPLDPAVLDGLIDKIQGAGAACLIESSITAAEDLGADGVHIAADEEIYAEARKTLGESANIGVACGLGRHEAMALAESGADYVAFAAPDADDFDALSDTVAWWSEIFVVPCVAWDIADVREAVALTERGVDFIAPPSSIWDGDDPLAVLREIDAAIGSIRREA
- a CDS encoding tetratricopeptide repeat protein; this encodes MRKFRTGLVALTLAAMALTGLAVTAHAEESAAYVAFAAGKYQKALELAKKEAEAGSKEAYTLMGEMYAGGLGVPQDYTEAANAYAQGADLGDTNAQLSLGLLTAKGLGTPKNARIAANLFEQAANSGNPAAQYNLALMYLQGEGREASEAKAAEWMEKAAESGNAQAQYDLGAFYQFGRGVPLDEKKAAEWTGKAADAGLSPAQVEYATMLFKGRGVEKDEEKGAALFSLAAKQGNPVAQNRLARFMPTASSSRSTWWRRPSGI
- the efp gene encoding elongation factor P produces the protein MKINGNEIRPGNVITHKNGLWVAVKTQAVKPGKGPAYAQVELKNLIDGSKLNERFRASETVERVRLEQKDHQFLFAEGDMLTFMDLESYDQIQIARDLLEDRAAFLQDGMTVMVESHEGRPIGVALPDQVTLEIVEADPVVKGQTAASSYKPAMLENGVRVMVPPFIEAGEKIVVDTNEVAYVRRADA